In one Bacteroidales bacterium genomic region, the following are encoded:
- a CDS encoding S41 family peptidase, with protein MKILIATIILFLATISINQSVAQIPDDTDGRLYRLCKTWGYFKYFSQHKCDLKWDTLLNTTVNEVLAANNNEEFNDALINMFNKVGNNSYPVNQWPEPDTNFNFDNSWIDDPVFSQPVMDFLETFSTYIYSDTSTCFVKFNDYLTPGYYSYIDFRDDPLSMTITYTNEANRLTTMFYYWNVINYFSPNRNIMDQPWDSTLHEFIPLIRQASTVPDFHKTFLKLVTMINDSHGFTSSTVLSAYFWGGNFLPKIYFTRVDTLCVVTKVEGIAGVSKGDILIGLKGIPIREIEDSLSLFVPASTPAALYRDIYYKMMLGGNNSTLDLSLLDSNNNTYMAYALRSLSLGYWFGWKEDNGLTSSYFITDCGYGYVNLGWLMPEEVPAMYDLLKDAPVIIFDIRNYPYAWLADFAPLFFPGPIISAIYYEPALTWLPSPYNYYYLPGWYYPQNDYYNIGTWSNPDPYDGNVYILVNQETQSSAEYTCQYLSYHPDSKVIGTQTAGADGNTSDLTLPGSISTSFTSLGWYYADGYQQQRNGVKIDTIVSPTIAGIRQGKDEILEAALDCLTRVEELGFSDFNVTVYPNPASRQLTVDSRQFPVRSSQSAARISIVDLYGREIKAFGNISSFPYRIDISDLSDGVYLLRIISEEGISGSAKFLKIAE; from the coding sequence ATGAAAATATTAATCGCAACCATTATCCTGTTCCTGGCAACAATTTCTATCAACCAATCTGTTGCCCAAATCCCCGACGATACCGACGGACGCCTTTACCGCCTGTGCAAAACATGGGGGTACTTCAAGTACTTCAGCCAGCATAAATGCGATCTCAAATGGGATACGCTTCTGAATACGACCGTTAATGAAGTGCTGGCAGCAAACAATAATGAAGAATTCAATGATGCGCTCATCAATATGTTTAACAAAGTGGGTAATAATTCCTATCCGGTAAATCAATGGCCTGAACCCGATACCAACTTTAATTTTGATAATTCCTGGATTGATGATCCTGTCTTTTCACAACCGGTAATGGATTTTCTGGAAACTTTTTCAACCTACATCTACTCCGATACATCAACCTGTTTTGTGAAGTTCAACGATTATTTAACTCCAGGTTATTACAGTTACATTGATTTCAGGGATGATCCCTTATCCATGACAATTACTTATACAAATGAAGCGAATCGCTTGACAACAATGTTTTATTACTGGAATGTGATCAACTATTTTTCTCCAAACAGGAATATCATGGACCAGCCATGGGACAGCACCCTGCATGAGTTTATACCCCTGATACGGCAAGCTAGTACCGTCCCGGATTTTCACAAAACCTTCCTGAAACTTGTCACCATGATTAATGACTCGCATGGATTCACAAGCAGTACTGTTTTATCAGCTTATTTCTGGGGAGGAAATTTCCTTCCGAAAATCTATTTTACAAGGGTTGATACATTGTGTGTTGTAACAAAGGTGGAAGGCATTGCAGGGGTATCAAAAGGAGACATCCTGATTGGATTGAAGGGGATACCAATCCGGGAAATCGAAGATTCATTATCTCTTTTTGTACCTGCATCCACCCCAGCCGCATTATACAGGGATATTTATTATAAAATGATGCTGGGAGGAAATAATTCGACTCTTGACCTGTCCTTGCTGGATAGCAATAACAATACCTATATGGCCTATGCCTTAAGATCGCTTTCTTTAGGTTACTGGTTTGGCTGGAAGGAGGATAATGGATTAACTTCTTCATATTTCATAACAGATTGTGGTTATGGTTATGTGAACCTGGGATGGCTGATGCCTGAAGAAGTGCCTGCTATGTATGATTTGCTAAAAGATGCGCCTGTTATCATTTTTGACATTCGAAATTACCCATATGCATGGCTGGCAGATTTTGCACCACTCTTCTTTCCCGGGCCAATTATAAGTGCTATCTATTATGAACCGGCATTAACCTGGTTACCGTCGCCATATAATTATTATTATTTGCCCGGATGGTACTACCCGCAAAATGATTACTATAATATAGGCACCTGGTCAAATCCAGACCCTTATGATGGCAATGTGTACATTCTTGTGAACCAGGAAACACAAAGTTCGGCAGAATATACCTGCCAGTATCTCAGTTATCATCCTGATTCTAAAGTAATAGGAACGCAAACAGCCGGCGCTGACGGTAACACAAGTGATTTGACTCTGCCAGGTAGTATATCTACGAGTTTCACTTCACTTGGCTGGTATTATGCCGACGGTTACCAGCAACAGCGCAACGGGGTAAAAATTGATACGATCGTTTCACCGACAATCGCCGGCATCAGGCAGGGAAAGGATGAAATTCTGGAAGCGGCTCTCGATTGCCTGACACGGGTGGAGGAATTGGGCTTTTCAGATTTCAATGTAACTGTATACCCGAATCCGGCCAGCCGGCAGTTGACAGTTGACAGTAGGCAGTTCCCAGTTCGCAGTTCCCAGTCGGCAGCTAGAATATCGATTGTAGATCTTTATGGAAGGGAAATAAAAGCATTCGGAAATATTTCATCATTTCCTTACCGGATTGATATTTCCGATCTCAGTGATGGGGTGTATTTATTGCGGATCATAAGTGAAGAAGGAATATCAGGCTCTGCGAAGTTTTTGAAAATTGCTGAGTAA
- a CDS encoding type II toxin-antitoxin system HicB family antitoxin, whose amino-acid sequence MKIPTGTTERIDLIISTIDKFLHIAYLCKKKAMAIKRSYTAVIEKTKDGWYVGQIQEHPEALTQGKTIEELEANLSDALKEVLEMKICTQLEIPRIK is encoded by the coding sequence TTGAAAATCCCAACAGGGACGACAGAACGCATTGATTTAATAATATCAACCATTGATAAATTTCTTCATATTGCATATCTTTGTAAGAAAAAAGCCATGGCAATTAAGAGGTCATACACTGCCGTTATTGAAAAGACAAAAGACGGATGGTATGTCGGACAGATTCAGGAACACCCGGAAGCCCTGACACAGGGCAAAACTATTGAAGAATTGGAAGCAAACCTCTCCGATGCACTCAAAGAAGTCCTTGAAATGAAGATTTGCACTCAGCTTGAAATTCCAAGGATAAAATAA